Genomic window (Alphaproteobacteria bacterium):
CAAATTCTCAAGCCCATAATCGTTTTTCCAAGAATTGAGCAGCCAGTTCGGAAGCGCTTGCTGCCAACCTTGCGTTGCATCGTGAATGGGTTGTTCATTCGCAGCCGCCTTGCGTAATACGGCGTTGACTAAACCCCGCATAACCTTGTCATGCGGGCCAAGTAAATTGACGCAAGTATTCACAACCGCATGGGCAGGAGAATGTAAAAACAAAATGTGCGTAAAGCCAATTCGTAACGCCATTAATGCCGTGTGGGGCAACTTCTCCAGCGTTTTGGCGTATTGACGAATTCGGTAATCAAGAAAGCCAAACTGTCGAAGCGTTGTTAGAACAAGCAGGCGACATAGTGAACGATCACGTTGTTCTAATGTATTCACTTCTTTGGTCTGTTCCCATGCGTCTTCAATCGACACGGATTCATAGATAATTTTAAGGAGAATTTTATGCGCAAGCACACGTGCGTCTTTGGGGCGTGCGTCTTTTGGCTTCTGCGCGGACTTGGCTTTTTCTTTCGGTTCTGGCATGGTCATGGTTATGACGCAAAACCCTGACCCATTAAAGAATAATCAGCCGATACCCATCTCGCTTGAAAAAGGTGCGGTTAAGAAAGATGTCATCGTACAGAAAACTGGCGAAACAGGCGGTCAGGCTGGGCCAGAACCTACGCGATTTGGTGATTGGGAAAAAGGCGGCCGCTGCACCGATTTTTAGAAATTAAGCAGCGAGGGGTTCTTTCAAATCCTCAACGGCCATTTCCTTCACATGCCATGGAAGGCCCTGCTTTGCAACTTCCTCAAGGAATGGTTCAGGCGGTAATTGTTCGACATTGAACACCCCTTCACCTTTCCATGCGCCTTTTAAAATCATCATTGCGCCAACAACGGCTGGAACGCCGGTTGTGTAGGAAAC
Coding sequences:
- a CDS encoding DUF1674 domain-containing protein codes for the protein MTQNPDPLKNNQPIPISLEKGAVKKDVIVQKTGETGGQAGPEPTRFGDWEKGGRCTDF